The window CCCCAGCAGCCCCAAAGCCGGAACCGGGGGTGCCCACTACGTGGCACTGGCTCAGCAGTTTATCGAAAAAGTCCCAACTGGTTAAACCATTGGGCGTTTTCACCCATACATAGGGCGCATTGACGCCGCCATAAACGCTCAGACCGGCCTGGGTGAGCTGGTCGCGAATAATCGTGGCGTTTTCCATGTAGAAGCTGATCAAGGCCTGAATCTGACTTTGACCGGCTTCAGAATAGACGGCTTCCGCCCCTCGCTGCACAATGTAGGATACGCCGTTGAACTTCGTAGATTGGCGACGATTCCACAGGGAATGGAGATCTACCTCCGAGCCATCCGCGGCCTTGCCCTTCAAGGTTTTGGGCACCACGGTCAGCGCGCAACGGGTGCCGGTGAAGCCTGCGTTTTTGGAGAAGGAGCGAAATTCGATAGCACAGGTGCGAGCGCCCTCCAGTTCGTAGATGGAGTGGGGAATCGTGGGATCGGTGATGAAGGCTTCGTAGGCAGCATCAAAGAGCAGGATTGAACCATGGGCATTGGCGTAGTTCACCCAAGCCTGTAGGTGCTCACGGCTGGCCACGGCACCGGTGGGATTGTTGGGGAAACAGAGGTAGATCAGATCCACCGCTTGCTCTGGAATCTCAGCCGTGAAGTTATTGTCTGCTGAAATGGGTAGGTAGACTAAGCCATCGTATTCACCCTGATCGTTCGATGGGCCAGTATGTCCCGCCATCACGTTCGTGTCTACATAGACGGGATAAACGGGATCGGTGACGGCAATGGTGTTGTCGCTGCCCAGAATATCCAGAATATTGCCGCAGTCGCACTTGGAGCCATCTGAGATGAAGATTTCCGATGCATCAATATCGCAACCGCGGGCTTGAAAATCTTGAGCGGCAATCTTTTCCCGTAGCCATAGGTAGCCTTGCTCGGGGCCATAGCCGTGGAAGGTGGCGCGATCGCCCATGTCGTGGACGGCTTGGATCATGGCCGTGCGGCAAGCTTCGGGCAGGGGTTCCGTAACATCCCCAATGCCTAGCTTAATGATCGCTGCATCCGGATTAGCTGCTGCAAACGCATTCACCCGGCGTGCAATTTCAGGAAATAGGTAGCCAGCTTTAAGTTTGAGGTAATGGTTATTAATCGTTGCCATGTTGAATCGCTATGAACGCCCTCACCTAGCTTACCGCCAACTGTTGTGATCACGTCACTGTTATGATCAAGTCAATCAACATGAGGCTTGACATGGGACGATTGCAGCCAGGCGATGCGATTCAGGTGGTAGTGGCGGCAGATTGGGCAGAGGAGATTGAAGCCCTAGCCCAGCAGCTCAATTGCTCCTATGGGGAGGCGATCGCCCATCGACTGCGGCAAGCGGCGGCTCCTGTGGCTTCTCCTAGGGTTGAACAGGAGATTCAGGAACTGCGTGATCGCCTCGGCAAACTGGAGGGCGATCGCGCAGTTCCCATCGAGCTGGTCGTATTACGCGATCGCTTAACTCGGCTCGAACAATCCATCCTGCGCTGGGCAGCGTCGGGCTGGAGTCCAGAATTGCCCCGTGATTCTGGCATGACGTCAGCGATCGCTAACGATAACCAAGATGATGACGAGGATTATGAAGACGAACCCGATGAAATCCTCTATGATTTTCTAGACTTGTCTCAACCTCGGTCGGATGGATAAAGGACGGCAGAGGGAGACAGTTTGTCTGGGTATTGCTGAATCGTGATAGGGTTTACGCCAACGAACCGTGAGTGAGACGCTCACACTTCATTCCACCCTCAAGGTCATGTGAGCATCTTGCTCCCATTCCGGTGTATATCTTCGTTCAGCAACGCCGTTGTCTATTGAGTTCCCAAGTGCTTTAACCTTGTCGGGCTAAATCTATGACGTCATCTTCCTTGCCTCCTACCCTGTCTCCCGTTGCGCTGAACCTCAAAACTAAACTGGCCTATGGCACAGGTGAACTGTCGAGTGAAGTACCCGGCAGTATTTTAACGTTTTTCATTCTATTCTTTTTAACGAATGTAGCTGGTCTAAACCCTGGTCTAGCAGGTAGCGTATTGCTAGTAGCCCATATCTGGGATGCAGCACTAGATCCGGTCGTGGGCTACTTAAGCGATCGTACCCAGTCATCGTGGGGCAAGCGCTATCCCTGGATGCTGGCGGGATCCTTACCCTTGGGGCTTAGTTTTTTTCTGTTCTGGTTAGTGCCACCCCTACCTAGCAAAGGCTGGCTGTTTGGCTACTATATCGCGATCGCTATTTTATTCTACACGGCCTACACCATGGTCGTGA of the Candidatus Obscuribacterales bacterium genome contains:
- a CDS encoding LL-diaminopimelate aminotransferase, which codes for MATINNHYLKLKAGYLFPEIARRVNAFAAANPDAAIIKLGIGDVTEPLPEACRTAMIQAVHDMGDRATFHGYGPEQGYLWLREKIAAQDFQARGCDIDASEIFISDGSKCDCGNILDILGSDNTIAVTDPVYPVYVDTNVMAGHTGPSNDQGEYDGLVYLPISADNNFTAEIPEQAVDLIYLCFPNNPTGAVASREHLQAWVNYANAHGSILLFDAAYEAFITDPTIPHSIYELEGARTCAIEFRSFSKNAGFTGTRCALTVVPKTLKGKAADGSEVDLHSLWNRRQSTKFNGVSYIVQRGAEAVYSEAGQSQIQALISFYMENATIIRDQLTQAGLSVYGGVNAPYVWVKTPNGLTSWDFFDKLLSQCHVVGTPGSGFGAAG